A genomic stretch from Candidatus Nitrososphaera gargensis Ga9.2 includes:
- the purM gene encoding phosphoribosylformylglycinamidine cyclo-ligase, whose amino-acid sequence MKKKGGGVTYRDAGVDVGKIRTAQKSIGEIISATHRMAAAGKVVSGFGHYAGLIKLGRELLALHSDGVGTKVLVAQLMNKFDTIGIDCVAMNVNDVICVGAQPVGFIDYVALRQPNEELLQEIAKGLVEGARQSQMAIVGGETAILPDVITGEGENAFDLAGMVMGVVVKGKPILGSAIKPGDVILGVESSGLHSNGYTLARKVLLSKYSVDDNAEHLVQTVGEELLIPTKIYVRPVMEIIKKKKIKVHGLANITGGSFTKLSRLNVRVRYDLDDLPAPTGIFRQIQVDGEIESREMYRTFNMGVGFCVIAPKASTDDIISVFAKYKMHCRAIGRIEKGSGEVAAKIDGRKEAL is encoded by the coding sequence TTGAAGAAAAAAGGCGGGGGCGTGACGTACCGGGACGCCGGGGTCGACGTGGGCAAGATACGCACGGCGCAAAAGTCGATAGGCGAGATAATTTCTGCAACTCATCGCATGGCTGCGGCAGGCAAGGTGGTGTCGGGCTTTGGCCACTACGCTGGCCTGATCAAGCTCGGGCGTGAGCTCCTTGCCCTCCATTCTGATGGCGTCGGCACAAAGGTGCTCGTTGCGCAGCTAATGAACAAATTCGATACCATAGGGATAGACTGCGTTGCAATGAACGTCAACGATGTCATTTGCGTCGGTGCGCAGCCTGTCGGCTTTATAGATTACGTCGCCCTCAGGCAGCCAAACGAGGAGCTCCTGCAGGAAATAGCAAAGGGGCTGGTGGAAGGCGCAAGGCAGTCGCAGATGGCGATAGTCGGCGGCGAGACTGCCATCCTGCCAGATGTCATAACAGGCGAAGGAGAGAACGCGTTCGACCTCGCAGGGATGGTCATGGGGGTAGTGGTAAAGGGCAAGCCGATCTTGGGAAGCGCAATCAAGCCCGGCGATGTTATACTAGGGGTTGAAAGCAGCGGGCTCCACTCTAACGGCTATACGCTTGCGCGCAAGGTCTTGCTGTCAAAGTATTCCGTCGACGACAACGCCGAACATCTTGTACAGACAGTGGGCGAAGAGCTCCTGATCCCGACCAAAATCTATGTCAGGCCGGTTATGGAAATCATAAAGAAGAAAAAGATCAAAGTGCATGGCCTTGCAAACATTACCGGCGGCTCGTTCACAAAGCTGTCCCGGCTCAACGTCAGGGTAAGGTACGACCTTGACGACCTGCCGGCGCCGACAGGCATATTTCGGCAGATACAGGTCGATGGTGAGATCGAAAGCAGAGAGATGTACCGCACGTTCAACATGGGCGTGGGCTTTTGCGTCATTGCACCAAAGGCAAGCACCGACGACATAATCAGTGTCTTTGCAAAGTACAAGATGCACTGTAGAGCCATTGGCAGGATAGAAAAGGGCAGTGGCGAAGTCGCTGCCAAAATAGACGGCAGAAAAGAAGCACTGTAA